In one window of Meiothermus sp. DNA:
- a CDS encoding O-antigen ligase, whose protein sequence is MKYTSLIYKAIGLWVFLLLAADIKVSIHPQIHWGATLSVFILALPLLLRLKYSLVTPIKLFALFMSGLLVASVLLVSFTSENPSYGLSQSAKLSIILLGAFPLLLGNSHLIKIGISTIPVAVFSNLILLILGLTASPVFAQLMTGDNRWGTFFNYPGSLWRVGILVIVLAAYALLQRRRRVYYALLLAAALTLIYFDSSRTGALLLFLAFVFSALIILFERRHRLLAGVISIVIILAILGLLCSIFYNNEEQVRQILPQRVVQTFEAILMGNYEEADHTRYEMLQVAQGQIQQNPLWGTGIGNTRVNTNEGPIVVHNAYLQVWADLGIMGLIAYTGLVIGWFIWVPSFFRHVRQRGDPVERGLYYNAVFILFFYAFSGLFHPLSTEWSEWITFILPYALFARALSKDEVGNAKPSQLLSRNLDL, encoded by the coding sequence TTGAAATACACTAGTCTCATCTACAAGGCAATAGGACTATGGGTATTTCTCTTACTGGCGGCCGATATTAAAGTTTCCATCCACCCCCAGATCCACTGGGGTGCTACTTTATCAGTCTTTATCCTCGCCTTGCCTCTATTGTTGCGACTTAAGTACTCACTGGTTACACCAATAAAGCTTTTTGCGTTGTTCATGTCAGGATTGTTGGTTGCAAGTGTTCTACTAGTAAGTTTTACGTCTGAAAACCCTTCCTACGGTTTGAGTCAGTCAGCAAAACTCAGCATTATTTTGCTGGGTGCCTTTCCTCTCTTACTAGGAAATTCCCATTTGATTAAGATTGGTATTTCCACCATACCAGTGGCTGTTTTCTCTAATCTTATCTTGCTCATTCTCGGGCTTACTGCTAGCCCAGTCTTCGCTCAGCTTATGACTGGGGATAACAGGTGGGGCACATTCTTTAACTATCCCGGCTCCCTTTGGCGTGTTGGCATTCTAGTTATTGTTCTTGCTGCATATGCCTTGTTGCAAAGGCGTCGAAGAGTATACTATGCTCTATTACTAGCCGCAGCCTTAACGCTAATTTATTTTGATAGTTCCCGTACAGGGGCCCTCCTGCTGTTTTTGGCATTTGTTTTCTCGGCATTGATCATTCTGTTTGAGCGACGGCATCGTCTTTTGGCGGGCGTCATAAGTATCGTTATTATATTAGCAATCCTAGGATTGCTTTGCTCTATCTTCTATAATAATGAGGAGCAAGTTAGACAAATACTGCCCCAACGGGTGGTACAGACTTTTGAAGCCATTCTCATGGGAAATTACGAGGAAGCCGATCATACACGCTATGAAATGTTGCAAGTAGCCCAGGGACAAATTCAGCAAAATCCGCTATGGGGTACAGGTATAGGCAATACTCGAGTTAACACCAATGAAGGTCCGATTGTAGTCCATAACGCTTATTTACAGGTATGGGCTGACTTGGGGATCATGGGTCTAATTGCCTACACTGGTCTCGTAATTGGGTGGTTTATTTGGGTCCCGAGCTTTTTTAGGCATGTGCGCCAGAGGGGTGATCCTGTAGAGCGGGGATTGTATTATAACGCGGTTTTTATACTCTTTTTTTACGCGTTCAGTGGCTTATTCCACCCACTAAGTACAGAGTGGTCTGAGTGGATCACCTTTATACTGCCCTATGCGTTATTTGCTCGAGCACTCAGCAAAGATGAGGTGGGAAATGCAAAGCCGAGCCAGCTTCTCAGTCGTAATCTCGACTTATAA
- a CDS encoding exopolysaccharide biosynthesis polyprenyl glycosylphosphotransferase, with the protein MQVLMPSPAPRAFRSFTASDLLWHGAGIVVCLLAGSLLGWYSHRFWIIGADSYGMVGLIVLSYIGSVLSSRRVLSFAKTDLLTTAFVSILFWFLLTSAVLVLSKWYFSRTYLLGAFMVAFLWQALQLWLQKPNRYRLAVIPGGLADALPGLDSIDWQILDTPRFVQVEAVVMDPYHTSDPRWLRFVAEQSLRGIPLLHAAAVYEGRTGRVSLEHHSEAFLEGWRLPALYPHIKRLIDICAVLLSLPLSLPLMLLVALLVRLDSKGPVLFWQERVGQRGTSFRMVKFRTMRVDAEKEGSRFARSGDDRITRVGRILRKFRLDELPLFWNVLRGEMSIIGPRPEQAGFAEQFSKQIPLYPYRHIVKPGLTGWTQVHHGYAAGADETTEKLTYDLYYVKHLSLWLDMLIVFKTLKTIFTGFGAR; encoded by the coding sequence ATGCAGGTGTTGATGCCGTCTCCAGCTCCGAGAGCCTTCCGCTCGTTCACCGCTTCCGATTTGCTATGGCACGGGGCTGGAATCGTGGTGTGCCTGCTCGCGGGTTCATTGCTAGGCTGGTATAGCCATCGGTTCTGGATCATCGGTGCGGATTCATATGGCATGGTGGGCCTGATCGTGCTCAGTTACATTGGATCGGTCCTCTCGTCCCGCCGTGTGCTGAGCTTCGCCAAGACGGACCTCTTGACGACTGCCTTCGTCTCTATACTGTTTTGGTTTCTGTTAACCTCAGCAGTTTTGGTGCTGTCTAAATGGTACTTTTCCCGCACTTATTTGCTAGGGGCTTTCATGGTGGCGTTTCTTTGGCAAGCCCTGCAGCTGTGGCTACAGAAGCCTAATCGTTACCGCCTGGCCGTCATACCGGGCGGCTTGGCGGATGCTCTGCCAGGTTTGGACAGTATCGACTGGCAGATCTTAGACACCCCTCGCTTCGTGCAGGTTGAGGCGGTGGTGATGGATCCCTATCACACCAGCGACCCTCGGTGGCTGCGCTTCGTCGCGGAGCAGTCTTTACGAGGCATTCCCTTGCTGCATGCGGCGGCGGTGTACGAAGGGCGGACGGGGCGGGTTTCGCTCGAGCACCACTCCGAGGCCTTCCTGGAAGGCTGGCGCCTGCCTGCGCTCTATCCGCATATCAAGCGCTTGATAGATATCTGTGCTGTGCTTCTTTCGTTGCCCCTTAGCCTACCCCTAATGCTGCTGGTGGCGCTGCTGGTTCGTCTGGACTCAAAAGGCCCTGTGCTGTTTTGGCAGGAGCGTGTGGGCCAGAGGGGAACCTCGTTCAGGATGGTCAAGTTCCGCACCATGCGGGTGGATGCCGAGAAAGAGGGATCGCGTTTCGCACGAAGTGGCGATGACCGCATTACTCGCGTGGGTCGCATCTTACGAAAGTTTCGCCTGGATGAGCTACCCCTATTCTGGAACGTGCTTCGTGGGGAGATGAGCATTATCGGCCCACGACCCGAGCAGGCCGGATTCGCCGAGCAATTCAGCAAGCAAATACCCTTATACCCCTATCGGCACATCGTAAAGCCTGGCCTTACCGGTTGGACGCAGGTTCACCATGGATACGCGGCTGGCGCCGATGAAACCACCGAGAAGCTCACCTATGACCTGTACTACGTGAAACACCTTTCGTTGTGGCTAGATATGCTCATCGTGTTTAAGACCCTTAAAACGATATTCACGGGGTTCGGAGCCCGCTGA
- a CDS encoding glycosyltransferase family 4 protein, translating to MKGLLYIVTRAERGGAQMHLLELLRSLRDRFELHVAVGEEGFLTDESRRIGVGVHVLPSLVQPLDPKRDFAAIGEAQRLIRSLRPQLIHLHSSKAGMVGRLAARLEGAPVIFTAHGWAFTDGVSWQRKAIAVLSEGLVARLGGQIICVSRYDHDLALRYRVASPRQMQVVYNGIPDLSHQASPGRGGIPRVSMVARFAVPKDHGLLLQALADLQEQPWEVELIGDGPMQSLAEEQAARLGIGDRVRFLGARKDVAECLAQAHIFVLASNYEGFPLSILEAMRAGLPVVASNVGGVAEAVIDGETGFLVPRGDVHALRSRLAQLIENPQLRTQMGMAGRARYKAHFTLEQMLEKTLAVYEKVLKTKVS from the coding sequence ATGAAGGGACTGTTATACATAGTTACCCGTGCTGAGCGAGGCGGTGCTCAGATGCATCTCCTAGAACTCCTACGGAGTTTGCGTGACCGGTTTGAGTTGCACGTTGCTGTAGGAGAGGAGGGGTTCCTCACAGATGAATCGCGGCGTATTGGTGTGGGGGTGCATGTATTACCCAGCCTGGTGCAGCCCCTCGATCCTAAGAGGGATTTTGCGGCCATTGGAGAAGCGCAGCGGCTAATTCGATCATTGCGACCACAGCTGATCCATCTACACTCGTCCAAAGCTGGGATGGTAGGTCGGTTGGCGGCAAGATTAGAGGGGGCACCTGTAATCTTTACCGCTCATGGATGGGCTTTTACTGACGGGGTATCATGGCAGCGCAAAGCTATAGCCGTGCTCTCCGAGGGTCTGGTTGCACGGCTTGGCGGCCAAATCATCTGTGTATCCCGCTACGATCACGACCTTGCTTTGCGCTACCGCGTTGCCTCGCCCCGGCAGATGCAGGTTGTCTACAACGGTATCCCCGACCTCTCTCACCAAGCCAGCCCTGGGCGGGGGGGTATACCACGGGTGTCTATGGTGGCCCGCTTCGCCGTGCCAAAGGATCATGGCTTGCTCCTTCAGGCTCTCGCGGATCTACAGGAACAGCCTTGGGAGGTTGAGTTAATTGGAGATGGGCCTATGCAATCGCTTGCTGAAGAACAGGCGGCTCGGCTGGGTATAGGTGACCGGGTTCGTTTTTTAGGGGCACGCAAAGATGTGGCTGAGTGCTTGGCTCAAGCACACATTTTCGTGTTGGCCTCCAACTATGAGGGCTTCCCGTTGAGCATCCTCGAGGCCATGCGGGCCGGATTACCTGTGGTCGCAAGCAATGTGGGCGGGGTCGCCGAAGCTGTGATAGATGGCGAAACAGGCTTCCTGGTTCCTAGAGGAGATGTACACGCCTTGAGAAGCAGGCTTGCCCAATTAATTGAGAATCCACAGCTTCGAACGCAGATGGGGATGGCAGGGCGTGCACGCTATAAAGCCCACTTTACTCTCGAGCAGATGCTCGAGAAGACCCTAGCGGTGTACGAGAAAGTACTCAAAACGAAAGTAAGCTGA
- a CDS encoding O-antigen ligase, translating into MRYWWALPFILLPVQPAWFAVVIALLGALALIFRKERLWFVLPFTLFVLLGAGSQLLSPSPSDIRLEIPSLPSNANADEQRQTTNLIPLYGLHDLHGWNHQDGRGPRAISQSDGFYRVTRVHPVTGRHFTEILSDQAYLLRDGETYTQSFYFRHDGDEIAFDFIFTTKRGQFGVPAEIETFPNGLKRAYASYKTQRGDQALRAIDISNLRGNWTYIDIGYAQLEVGSTPSPYTVSETERSDWQRAGWLLGTVLLGALVLVGSRFILERSGGVLPALGIVVGLLINLGLGLAQAYSTMGERINGLTENPNLYGAGAVMGAVLAGLLGGRSLGLLSIVFGLGMVALSNSRAAWLGLLGATPLWFSHLTPRWRYISLILGGVCVALVLYFGLPSRLERLATVTDLGYVNNQSRLEIWAIAWKAFLNHALTGIGIGEFQAYYTEHRPINALEPAASHAHNLFLQLLAEMGLLGLFGFLVLWGAVVWEVWRLRQWEVLAVISVALIMNLFDYTWFYAGVYYPLWIAVAWALRPAPDTMRR; encoded by the coding sequence ATGCGTTACTGGTGGGCTCTTCCTTTCATTCTTCTGCCTGTGCAACCTGCATGGTTTGCTGTGGTTATAGCACTTTTGGGCGCTCTGGCTCTGATCTTTCGAAAAGAGCGGCTGTGGTTTGTCTTGCCCTTCACCCTCTTTGTGCTGCTCGGAGCCGGATCCCAATTACTGAGCCCGAGTCCGAGTGATATTAGACTAGAAATCCCTTCACTCCCATCAAACGCAAACGCAGACGAACAACGTCAAACCACCAACCTAATTCCACTGTACGGCCTCCATGATCTTCACGGCTGGAATCATCAGGATGGGCGAGGGCCGCGAGCGATTAGTCAGTCTGACGGATTCTACCGAGTTACACGAGTGCATCCCGTAACGGGCAGGCATTTTACAGAGATTCTTTCTGATCAGGCCTACTTATTGAGAGACGGTGAGACATATACTCAGAGCTTTTACTTTCGCCACGATGGCGATGAAATTGCTTTTGATTTCATATTCACTACCAAAAGAGGCCAGTTTGGGGTTCCTGCGGAAATAGAGACTTTTCCCAATGGCCTCAAGCGGGCATATGCTAGCTACAAAACCCAACGTGGAGATCAGGCGCTGAGGGCAATCGATATATCTAATCTGCGCGGCAATTGGACCTATATTGATATTGGCTATGCTCAGCTCGAGGTTGGTTCAACGCCCTCACCATACACCGTCAGTGAGACTGAACGAAGCGATTGGCAACGTGCGGGATGGTTGTTGGGGACGGTATTGCTTGGGGCGCTTGTCCTAGTTGGAAGCCGCTTCATATTAGAGCGCTCTGGCGGTGTTTTACCGGCTTTGGGAATCGTAGTAGGGCTTTTGATCAATCTGGGTTTGGGTTTGGCTCAAGCATACTCGACGATGGGAGAGCGCATCAACGGACTCACCGAGAACCCTAATCTCTATGGTGCGGGTGCAGTGATGGGTGCGGTTCTTGCTGGCCTTTTGGGCGGTAGATCATTGGGCTTGCTGTCAATTGTGTTTGGTTTGGGGATGGTAGCGTTGTCAAATAGTCGTGCAGCATGGTTGGGGTTATTAGGGGCAACACCGCTTTGGTTTTCTCACCTAACCCCCAGATGGAGGTATATTTCTCTGATATTAGGTGGTGTGTGTGTGGCCTTAGTATTGTACTTTGGACTACCCTCTCGTTTGGAACGCCTGGCCACAGTGACCGATCTAGGCTATGTAAACAACCAATCTCGCTTGGAAATTTGGGCGATTGCCTGGAAGGCATTTCTCAACCACGCGCTGACAGGAATTGGCATAGGGGAGTTTCAGGCCTACTACACTGAACATCGTCCCATAAATGCCCTCGAGCCAGCTGCAAGCCATGCTCACAACTTGTTCTTGCAACTCCTGGCTGAGATGGGACTACTAGGCTTGTTTGGGTTCCTCGTGCTTTGGGGTGCCGTAGTTTGGGAGGTGTGGAGATTACGTCAATGGGAAGTACTGGCTGTTATTAGTGTGGCTTTGATTATGAATCTGTTTGATTACACCTGGTTTTACGCGGGGGTCTATTACCCTCTCTGGATCGCCGTGGCCTGGGCGCTCCGACCGGCCCCTGATACAATGCGCAGGTGA
- a CDS encoding glycosyltransferase family 2 protein, which yields MRYLLEHSAKMRWEMQSRASFSVVISTYNRVHLVSRAIKSVLSQEYSNLEIIVVDDASSDNTAEVIHENFPKIRYIRQESNQGPGPARDRGIREASNQWVVILDDDDELLPNALLKVEELMCLQGLLATSRIFPVIQFAHSNGSIPDQFRILTIEDYLLGHVIGDFVPIINRIHYISSGFAYPRVRIGGEHILWWKIAEQYGIPTWNTVITKVHEDAPIRLTSPQNQISRAAEYARLQETTLEEFGIKLLSRYPRLYYAKLLGAATYYLLARKKTEARKYLEKAWHFRPSISAGLLWLLSYMPVSIVHKLFMLYRRKGVL from the coding sequence ATGCGTTATTTGCTCGAGCACTCAGCAAAGATGAGGTGGGAAATGCAAAGCCGAGCCAGCTTCTCAGTCGTAATCTCGACTTATAACCGGGTCCATCTTGTGAGCCGAGCTATAAAGTCAGTACTTAGCCAGGAGTACTCAAACCTTGAGATTATCGTGGTAGATGATGCCTCCAGCGATAATACTGCTGAGGTTATACATGAGAACTTCCCTAAAATTAGATACATTCGCCAAGAATCTAATCAGGGACCGGGGCCTGCTCGCGATCGCGGGATCCGAGAGGCGTCAAACCAGTGGGTTGTCATTTTAGATGATGACGATGAGTTGTTGCCCAACGCCTTACTTAAAGTTGAGGAATTAATGTGCTTGCAGGGCTTATTAGCAACCTCCCGTATATTCCCTGTCATACAATTTGCACATAGCAATGGTAGCATCCCGGATCAGTTCAGAATTCTTACTATAGAAGACTACCTCCTAGGCCATGTGATAGGCGATTTTGTACCAATCATAAATCGTATTCACTATATTTCCTCTGGCTTTGCATATCCCCGAGTGCGGATAGGTGGTGAGCATATACTGTGGTGGAAAATTGCCGAGCAGTATGGTATTCCCACCTGGAATACCGTGATAACAAAAGTTCATGAGGATGCCCCAATACGTTTGACCTCACCACAAAACCAAATATCCCGTGCCGCTGAGTACGCCCGACTTCAAGAAACCACGCTCGAGGAGTTTGGAATAAAACTCTTGTCCAGATATCCTAGGCTCTACTACGCCAAGCTTCTAGGAGCTGCCACATATTATTTGCTTGCCCGGAAAAAAACTGAAGCGCGAAAGTACCTCGAAAAAGCTTGGCATTTCAGGCCAAGCATCAGTGCTGGCTTGCTTTGGCTACTTAGCTACATGCCTGTATCAATCGTTCATAAGCTTTTTATGCTCTACCGGCGCAAGGGGGTCTTGTGA
- a CDS encoding glycosyltransferase produces the protein MKVLHVINSLELAGAETLLTDLALRLSQRNIDVEIYVLKASGSSLEEKVKRSGVRLYFSSITSVYSPLQIPALVKHLFRHKYDLIHVHLFPAQLWAACAASFAPVPLITTEHSTYNRRRTVLFRVLDRWMYKRYRAVVTISKATAVALSKWLPEIAKRICTILNGIEVSYFVNAQAVDIKMLPSLQRPLLVSVGRLEQEKDQATLLKSLPYLEAAHLLLIGEGPMRDQLQELASQLAVTHRVHFLGRRTDVPNLLKIADVYVQPSRWEGFGIATLEAMAAGVPVVVSRVAGLKDVVGDAGLLFEPGNEWELAEKISALLASQETRREYAVRGQIRAMQFDIKHTVDRYEDLYLQILGRSDEAKHFVP, from the coding sequence GTGAAGGTTTTGCATGTCATTAACTCCCTAGAGTTGGCTGGGGCTGAAACTCTGCTCACGGATCTCGCCCTTAGGCTTAGCCAGCGAAATATAGATGTTGAGATATACGTGCTGAAAGCATCGGGAAGTTCACTTGAGGAGAAGGTCAAAAGGTCGGGCGTCAGACTCTACTTTTCCTCTATTACTTCTGTATATTCACCACTCCAGATACCAGCGCTGGTGAAACACTTATTCCGCCACAAGTACGACTTGATTCACGTTCACTTGTTTCCTGCTCAACTTTGGGCTGCCTGCGCGGCTAGCTTTGCCCCCGTTCCCTTGATCACGACTGAACATAGTACTTACAACCGTAGGCGTACCGTACTTTTTCGTGTTCTAGACCGTTGGATGTATAAGCGATATAGAGCTGTGGTAACTATAAGTAAGGCTACTGCTGTAGCTTTATCTAAGTGGTTACCGGAGATCGCGAAGAGAATATGCACTATCCTTAACGGTATTGAGGTTTCCTACTTTGTTAATGCCCAAGCCGTAGATATAAAGATGCTACCTAGTTTGCAACGACCGTTATTGGTTTCAGTAGGACGTCTTGAACAGGAGAAAGATCAGGCGACCCTGCTAAAATCCCTACCCTATCTTGAAGCTGCCCATCTGTTACTCATAGGTGAAGGTCCTATGCGGGATCAGCTACAAGAACTTGCGAGCCAGCTGGCAGTTACCCATCGAGTACACTTCTTAGGTAGACGAACAGATGTACCTAACCTACTAAAGATTGCCGATGTTTACGTCCAGCCTTCACGCTGGGAGGGCTTCGGAATCGCTACCCTAGAGGCTATGGCGGCTGGAGTGCCAGTTGTGGTTAGCCGAGTGGCTGGGTTGAAGGATGTGGTGGGCGATGCAGGCCTGTTATTTGAACCAGGAAATGAGTGGGAGTTGGCAGAAAAGATTTCCGCTCTTCTAGCTAGCCAGGAAACTCGTCGGGAATACGCAGTCCGTGGACAGATAAGGGCAATGCAATTTGACATTAAGCATACTGTTGATCGATACGAAGACCTCTATCTACAAATACTCGGGAGAAGCGATGAGGCCAAGCACTTCGTTCCTTAA
- a CDS encoding Wzz/FepE/Etk N-terminal domain-containing protein: MESYAQSDELSLRDLYLVLKRRRNLILGLTLGTAVLVFAASLLWPKTYTSQVVVSLSLSNQSSQGLLNNLPSLTGLAQGFVDLQQTRLLANQLGVDDPTRYYKARFDEKRGLLFLTAQGGTAAEAGERAERILQVARSYLERNLLEGAQANLRAALTQARLDLRAAQDGLKGIQAQLKVAPDRAASNATIAAGLEARGTDPQTARTVNPAYTSLSLDESRLRSQIAQLEARITTLSDFLKQPEAIGQLVSQALLVQVLVPPAEPLRPSFPRPLLFTVVAGVLGLLFGVMWAFVAEAIQPRRAEKGA, encoded by the coding sequence ATGGAGTCCTACGCTCAGAGCGACGAACTTTCACTACGTGACCTGTACTTAGTGCTGAAGCGCCGCCGGAACCTGATTCTCGGCCTTACCTTGGGCACGGCCGTCCTGGTTTTTGCGGCAAGCCTCCTCTGGCCCAAAACCTACACCAGCCAGGTGGTGGTGAGCCTCTCGCTCTCCAACCAGTCCAGCCAGGGCTTGCTCAACAACCTGCCCTCGCTGACGGGGCTGGCCCAGGGGTTTGTGGATTTGCAACAGACCAGGCTGCTGGCCAACCAGTTGGGGGTAGATGATCCGACCCGCTACTACAAGGCCCGTTTTGATGAAAAGCGGGGGTTGCTATTCCTGACCGCCCAGGGTGGCACGGCTGCCGAGGCCGGGGAACGGGCCGAACGGATTTTGCAGGTAGCCCGTTCCTACCTCGAGCGCAACCTATTGGAAGGGGCCCAGGCCAACCTGCGGGCGGCCCTGACCCAAGCCCGGCTGGATCTACGGGCTGCTCAGGATGGGCTCAAGGGCATCCAGGCTCAGCTCAAAGTTGCCCCCGATCGGGCTGCCTCCAACGCCACCATTGCTGCAGGCCTCGAGGCCCGCGGTACCGACCCCCAAACGGCCCGCACGGTCAACCCGGCCTACACCAGCCTGAGCCTCGACGAGTCGCGGCTGCGCTCGCAGATTGCGCAGCTCGAGGCCCGCATTACCACCCTATCGGACTTCCTGAAGCAGCCCGAGGCTATCGGTCAGTTGGTTAGCCAGGCCCTGCTGGTACAGGTGCTGGTGCCCCCCGCCGAACCGCTTCGCCCCAGCTTCCCCAGGCCTTTGCTGTTCACCGTAGTGGCCGGGGTTCTGGGGCTGCTGTTCGGTGTCATGTGGGCTTTTGTGGCCGAGGCCATCCAGCCCCGAAGGGCCGAGAAGGGGGCATAG
- a CDS encoding ribose-phosphate pyrophosphokinase: MERPLMVFSGQSNLPLAQEVADNLGVPLGKSTTERFANDCLFVRYEQSLREGDIFIIQSLTPPVQDHLVELLMMIDAAKSSSAARVTAVIPYYAYARSDKKDAPRISIAARLVADLIQAAGADRVLTMTLHSAQVHGFFKVPVDHLSAEPVIANYFATQVDRLENAVVVAPDAGDIKRASSLARRLALPIAFIDKQRLSDTEVTSRGLVGDVRGKTALVVDDEVSTAGTLVQAAESLTQNGAQAVYAAFTHGVYVGPAIDRIEKGPIVEVAATNTCTYNARPSPKIKQLSVGPLFAEAIWRIHRGESVSSLFT; the protein is encoded by the coding sequence ATGGAACGACCTCTAATGGTTTTTAGCGGGCAGTCCAACCTGCCCTTGGCCCAGGAAGTGGCTGACAACCTGGGGGTTCCCCTGGGCAAAAGCACCACCGAGCGCTTCGCCAACGACTGTCTTTTTGTGCGCTATGAGCAGAGCCTGCGCGAGGGCGATATTTTCATCATTCAGTCGCTCACCCCACCGGTGCAAGACCACCTGGTGGAACTTCTAATGATGATTGACGCGGCCAAGAGCAGCAGTGCAGCGCGGGTTACGGCAGTCATTCCCTACTACGCCTACGCCCGCAGCGACAAAAAAGATGCACCCCGCATCTCTATTGCCGCCCGGCTGGTGGCCGACCTGATTCAGGCGGCGGGGGCCGACCGGGTACTAACCATGACCCTCCACTCAGCCCAGGTACACGGCTTTTTCAAGGTTCCGGTAGATCACCTGTCGGCGGAGCCGGTGATTGCCAACTACTTTGCCACCCAGGTGGACAGGCTGGAAAACGCCGTGGTGGTTGCGCCCGATGCTGGCGACATCAAGCGGGCCAGCTCGTTGGCCCGCAGACTGGCCCTGCCCATTGCCTTCATTGACAAGCAGCGCCTCTCCGACACCGAGGTAACCTCGAGGGGGCTGGTGGGCGATGTGCGCGGCAAGACCGCCCTGGTGGTAGACGACGAGGTCTCGACCGCAGGCACCCTGGTACAGGCCGCCGAATCGCTCACACAGAATGGAGCCCAGGCGGTGTACGCGGCCTTTACCCACGGGGTGTATGTGGGCCCCGCCATTGATCGAATTGAAAAAGGCCCCATTGTGGAGGTGGCCGCCACCAATACCTGTACCTACAACGCCCGACCCAGCCCCAAAATTAAGCAACTGAGCGTGGGGCCGCTCTTTGCCGAGGCCATCTGGCGGATTCACCGAGGGGAGTCGGTCTCGAGCCTATTCACCTAA
- a CDS encoding oligosaccharide flippase family protein: MTRLRRLLKDPLAANAVGLYVLQFTGFILPLVTLPYLARVLGPHVFGLLAFYQAFALWFSVIFEYGFSLSGTREASRFRGDKERLGRLASSILGAKLLLLLFSLVLLAPFVALVPTLREHLVYLLWALIQAIAFGFSPFWYFQGVERLVKPVALEFTLRLLATIGVFVLVNKPEDGWKALALQATSGLFATILPLFWIYREVSWVKLSYNSSLELIYQGWNLFVLKSLQSLYGSVNAFILGLLAGPLVVGYYSGAEKLYKAVLSLMSPILQALYPRLSFLSNLNPQKGRKVYKLAIWSVTLTAFILAGVIFIVAPTVVNLVLGPGYEPAVVTLQTLAIAIPLNLASTAIIMLRLLPGKLEAGAGRVVLIGGIVNFVGAVLLAPTYKHVGMSWVIVITELLILVGLVFYLRLVKVYERERGLEIH; encoded by the coding sequence TTGACACGTTTACGTCGCTTACTAAAAGATCCGCTCGCTGCTAATGCTGTTGGACTTTATGTCCTACAGTTCACAGGTTTTATATTACCCTTAGTCACTCTACCCTATTTGGCTCGCGTTCTTGGTCCCCACGTTTTCGGGTTACTTGCCTTTTATCAAGCATTCGCACTTTGGTTTTCAGTTATTTTCGAATATGGATTTAGCTTGTCGGGAACACGAGAGGCATCAAGGTTTCGGGGTGATAAAGAGAGGCTGGGTCGGTTAGCCTCGAGTATTCTGGGCGCCAAGCTTCTTCTATTGCTCTTCTCGCTCGTACTATTAGCACCTTTTGTAGCTCTAGTTCCGACTTTACGAGAACACCTTGTCTACTTACTCTGGGCACTGATTCAGGCAATTGCTTTCGGGTTTAGCCCCTTTTGGTATTTTCAGGGTGTAGAACGCCTTGTGAAACCCGTGGCGCTAGAATTTACATTACGTTTACTCGCCACGATAGGCGTTTTTGTGCTCGTGAACAAACCTGAGGACGGATGGAAGGCGTTAGCTTTGCAAGCTACCTCTGGTTTATTTGCGACAATTCTTCCGCTGTTTTGGATATACCGCGAAGTTAGTTGGGTCAAGCTCTCATATAACTCCTCTCTCGAGCTAATCTATCAGGGATGGAATCTTTTTGTATTAAAGAGCCTACAAAGCCTTTATGGTTCTGTAAATGCTTTTATCTTAGGCCTCTTGGCGGGCCCTTTAGTAGTGGGGTACTACAGTGGTGCAGAAAAGCTTTATAAGGCAGTTTTAAGTCTAATGTCACCGATTTTACAAGCCTTATATCCAAGACTAAGCTTCTTGAGCAATCTAAACCCCCAAAAAGGGAGGAAGGTCTATAAACTAGCAATATGGAGTGTTACGCTAACTGCCTTTATCCTAGCAGGGGTAATATTCATAGTAGCCCCTACAGTAGTTAATCTCGTCTTAGGGCCCGGTTACGAGCCGGCTGTGGTCACACTGCAGACGCTCGCCATTGCAATTCCTCTTAACCTAGCTAGTACTGCAATCATTATGTTAAGGTTATTACCCGGAAAGTTGGAAGCAGGTGCAGGAAGAGTCGTTTTAATAGGAGGAATCGTAAACTTTGTTGGGGCTGTTCTCTTAGCCCCTACCTACAAACATGTTGGGATGTCTTGGGTCATCGTGATAACGGAGCTACTCATTCTAGTTGGTTTAGTTTTTTACCTTCGTCTAGTAAAAGTGTATGAGAGAGAGAGGGGCCTTGAAATACACTAG